The genomic DNA CCTGCGCGAGCAGGTAATTGTGGCTACCAAAGCCCACTACCCCACCGGCCCCGGCCCCAACGACCGGGGGAACTCGAGGCTCCACCTGATGCGGGCTTGTGAAGACTCGCTAAAGCGCCTGCAGACCGACCACATTGACCTGTACCAACTGCACCGCCCGGTCTTCGACATGCCCATTGACGAGACCCTCGCGGCCCTGACCGACCTGGTGCGCCAGGGCAAGGTGCGCTACATCGGCAGTTCCACCGCTCCGGCCTGGAAGGTGCTGGAGGGCATACTGGTGAGTGAGCTGAAGGGCTACGTGCGTTTTATATCCGAGCAGCCACCCTACAATTTGCTGGATCGGCGCATCGAGAACGAGCTAATTCCCATGGCCCAGGCCTATGACCTGGCCCTGTTGCCCTGGTCTCCCCTGGCCATGGGGATGCTGGCCGGGCGCTACACCGACCAGGAGCTTCGCCCGGAAGGTTCCCGCGCCCGTTTGAGGGGCGGAATTTATGCTGAGCGGGTCTCTGATCGGGCCGTACAGATGGGCAACCGTTTTGTAAAACTGGCCCGCGAGGCCG from Meiothermus cerbereus DSM 11376 includes the following:
- a CDS encoding aldo/keto reductase translates to MEYRNLGRTGVKVAPLALGTDNILNPTPEKEAQKMILRAIEAGINLIDTSNSYMQGEAERVIGQTLKESGLREQVIVATKAHYPTGPGPNDRGNSRLHLMRACEDSLKRLQTDHIDLYQLHRPVFDMPIDETLAALTDLVRQGKVRYIGSSTAPAWKVLEGILVSELKGYVRFISEQPPYNLLDRRIENELIPMAQAYDLALLPWSPLAMGMLAGRYTDQELRPEGSRARLRGGIYAERVSDRAVQMGNRFVKLAREAGYDPAQLAILWVKDQPGITAPIIGPKSLEQLEHLLPVLEMSLPEDIRAACDGLVPPGSAVANFHNSAPWMKMQLEVG